The Chitinophaga flava genome has a segment encoding these proteins:
- a CDS encoding alpha/beta hydrolase → MKKIFFFMLYLCTALSCLAQEPITIGKKYTLSSSILQEKREFWVYLPPDYNHPDFAPARYPVVYLLDGDANFHSFTGLQEILSKGPYASIPQMIIVGILNTDRTRDLTPTASGRKAYYDKKSTLYQQSGGNSQFIAFLQQELRPYIDSAYRTSGYNILNGHSFGGLTAANILLHHTRLFNAYIIIDPSLWWDEQLMLRQGDSILPKKNFSGTSIYVAMAHKEIVSQDTATDHPTAIRAFEQQLQRIQPPGLRWKFRYYPEDDHGTVPLPAEFDGLKFIYSGHQVHVKQATADPSLITRHYDTLSARLGFPCKPAEHYLNWLGNYCIRIGKIDNAITIFEMAVRYYPQSGHARSSLSAAISKRKGG, encoded by the coding sequence ATGAAAAAAATATTTTTCTTTATGCTGTACCTGTGTACAGCCCTCTCCTGCCTTGCTCAGGAGCCTATCACCATCGGTAAAAAATATACACTGTCCTCTTCCATCCTTCAGGAGAAAAGGGAGTTTTGGGTATATCTCCCGCCGGATTATAATCATCCTGACTTTGCACCGGCCCGTTATCCGGTGGTATATCTGTTGGATGGTGACGCCAACTTCCATTCCTTCACAGGCCTGCAGGAGATACTGAGCAAAGGCCCTTATGCCAGTATTCCGCAAATGATTATCGTAGGTATTCTGAACACCGACCGTACCCGCGACCTCACTCCAACTGCCAGTGGGAGAAAAGCCTACTATGATAAAAAAAGCACGCTCTACCAGCAAAGTGGCGGCAACAGCCAGTTTATCGCTTTTCTGCAACAGGAGCTGCGTCCTTACATCGATTCGGCATACCGCACTTCCGGCTACAACATCCTGAATGGCCATTCCTTTGGCGGACTCACAGCAGCGAATATATTACTTCATCACACCCGTCTTTTTAATGCTTATATCATTATTGATCCCAGTCTCTGGTGGGATGAGCAGCTGATGCTGCGGCAAGGCGACAGTATTTTGCCGAAGAAAAATTTCTCCGGCACCAGCATTTATGTGGCCATGGCCCATAAAGAAATAGTGTCACAGGATACTGCCACCGACCATCCTACGGCCATTCGTGCATTCGAGCAACAGTTACAGCGAATTCAGCCTCCGGGACTGCGCTGGAAGTTCAGATATTATCCGGAAGATGATCACGGCACAGTTCCTCTCCCTGCTGAGTTTGATGGTTTGAAATTTATCTACAGCGGTCATCAGGTACATGTAAAACAGGCTACAGCAGATCCTTCCCTGATCACCAGACACTATGATACACTCTCAGCCAGGCTGGGGTTTCCCTGCAAACCGGCTGAGCATTACCTGAACTGGCTGGGCAACTACTGTATACGCATCGGCAAAATTGACAATGCTATCACGATTTTTGAAATGGCGGTCCGGTATTATCCGCAAAGCGGCCATGCCCGTTCAAGTCTGTCAGCGGCCATCAGTAAAAGGAAGGGAGGCTAA
- a CDS encoding PepSY-associated TM helix domain-containing protein: MNTHPGKTKRQSWLSRLNSWLHLWLGISSGIVVIVVALTGTLFVYCDDIIDAMAGKARYITVKNERKLSPEELIAAFNREHPQLKAFSFQTYKDPSRSARIGAADKAGHFSFTWMDPYSGQSLTTSGAYYFFYVVAHVHSGEMPFGKTGNLIVQIATWIFLIELITGLILWWPSRWTPATRKQSFRIKWNASFKRVNYDLHNVPGFYSLLPALMLTITGLIIINDTVKSATHQLLGSKPDAFKTMRSKTPPYDSSKQFVPLVNIVDDLLKDPATRQVRLSIPKDSATAVLAMAGRELGLKAMDGRMLMVNRYDGREIPFPETIHRSLRIDGMNMNIHIGFWGGWVGKIITTIAGLICATLPITGFLIWWGRKKSKKNQRTATSSFITHTASVS; encoded by the coding sequence ATGAACACACATCCCGGCAAAACAAAACGGCAATCATGGCTCTCCAGGCTGAACAGCTGGCTGCATCTATGGCTGGGCATCTCCTCAGGCATTGTTGTGATAGTGGTAGCCCTGACAGGAACACTGTTCGTATACTGTGATGATATCATTGATGCAATGGCCGGCAAAGCACGGTATATAACGGTAAAGAATGAACGAAAACTATCTCCGGAAGAACTGATCGCGGCTTTTAACCGGGAACATCCACAGCTGAAAGCCTTCAGCTTCCAGACCTATAAAGATCCTTCCCGGTCAGCCCGCATCGGGGCTGCCGACAAGGCAGGGCATTTCAGTTTCACCTGGATGGACCCCTACAGCGGCCAGTCACTCACTACCAGTGGCGCCTATTACTTTTTTTATGTGGTAGCTCACGTGCACAGCGGAGAAATGCCTTTCGGCAAAACGGGCAACCTCATTGTACAGATAGCCACCTGGATATTTCTGATAGAACTGATCACCGGTCTGATATTGTGGTGGCCCTCCAGATGGACACCTGCCACCCGTAAACAAAGTTTCAGGATCAAATGGAACGCCAGCTTCAAAAGAGTCAATTACGATCTGCATAATGTGCCTGGCTTCTATAGCCTGCTACCAGCCCTGATGCTAACCATCACCGGCCTGATTATTATCAACGATACCGTAAAATCGGCTACCCATCAGCTGCTGGGCAGTAAGCCCGATGCCTTTAAAACCATGCGCAGCAAAACACCTCCCTATGATAGTAGTAAACAGTTTGTGCCGCTCGTCAATATTGTAGATGATTTGCTCAAAGACCCTGCTACCAGGCAGGTACGTCTGTCCATCCCTAAAGACAGCGCCACCGCTGTACTGGCCATGGCAGGGCGGGAACTGGGCCTCAAAGCAATGGATGGCCGCATGCTGATGGTCAACCGCTACGACGGCCGTGAAATACCATTTCCCGAAACCATCCACCGCAGCCTGCGTATAGACGGTATGAACATGAATATTCATATAGGCTTCTGGGGTGGCTGGGTTGGAAAAATCATTACTACCATCGCGGGGCTTATCTGCGCAACCTTGCCCATCACCGGATTTCTGATATGGTGGGGCAGAAAAAAAAGTAAAAAGAACCAACGTACTGCTACATCTTCTTTCATCACTCATACAGCAAGTGTATCATGA